aataaatgaAAACATACAGAAAAGAGTTTTCCACTTCTACATACAGCAGTATATACCTGAATCACAAATACATCATTTATTTGCACACTGATCTGACAATGTACAGACTAAACTTGTAACACAAGGATCTCAAGTTTACAAAATCATCAGAAAATGCAAGTTTACAAAATTCATCCAAAGGAATATCCCTCTTACGACGTAATTTTATTACCCTCGTAGTTTTCGAGTCAGGAATACTCGCCACTAAGATCGCCCCAGCGGACATTGTGCTTAGCTGCAAGGTAGTGAGCCCCAACGGGTCCTCTGCTGCCGTAAGGGTAGAGCTCTGGTGCGATCTTTTTATCTTCCAGTTCCTTCAACAGCGGAGTGAATAATCCCCAGGCAGCGTCTAGCTCATCGCTTCTTATGAATAACCTACGCTCTCCTTCTATTGCGTCTATAAGTAACCTCTCGTATGCATCCGGTATTTCTCTTGGATACCTTCATCAGTATCAGTCCACATTCAGAAGGTTGCACAAATATTATCACAAGGCAAAACCGTTTCATGACTCGTTTTGAATCATAAATATATTgcattgggcacaaatgagtaaTGACCATCATCTTACTATCAACTACGGAGTATTTTTTTTCCAGCAGGTTGTATACATTTTTTTCTTCTCGAAATGAGGTTTCGAGAAAAACGAATGAAGGTAGTCATTTTGGGGGAGTAGATCAAGAGACTTTAGGCCAATTTCGGCGTTTTGGAAATTTTAGGTAGAGATATACCCAAAAGTGGAATGAATGTGTTGGAACGACCCGAGAAAAAATGTATATAACCTGCTGGAGCACAGGTAAGTAAGTTGTTGGACAAACTACAGAAATAGTTGCCTTAGTGAACCAGACAACGATATGGGTAGTTTGGGTACGCTCAGTCACTCGCTATACGAGTCTTACCTGGCACTGTAAAGCAGGTTGAGGTCACTTTGGTCCAATCTCATCCCAAGGCCAGGAACCTTATTATTGACCTTCAAGAAGATAGCTTCATCAGGTTGCACTCGGATCACGAGCTCATTGGTAGCTTTATCTAAATCAGTTCCAAAAGTCTTCTTGTACAAGTTTCCAGGAACATGTCTAAATTGAACTCGAATTTCAGCTCTGCATTTCACGCGGCAACAATTATATTCCTTCTCTGAAGGCAACATAATTTCAAGAAGAGTAACAAAAAGTATTGACAATGAAAATAAATACCATCTCAACCGATTGACCGACAATTTTCTTCAAATATTTGTAAAGATACAATCAAGTATCAACGCAACTATTTTCATATGAACATTTTTAAAATGTTGTTGTATATTATGGGGAAAATATTGGAGAAGTCTGGATGGTCTGAtcactcaacaacaacaacaacaacaacattaccccagtgcctcaatggctcccgcaaattgcggggtaagggagggtcggatgtacgcagccttacccttatgttagaaacacaaagaggctgtttccaaatgacccaagatgaaaattgcgtcgagaactgcatcgatggactgctacttcacaagagaaagaagcaCAACCACTTTAGTAAGCCATTTTGCTTTACtccatcataatccagaaccaaagagtaatgagtctgACCACTCAAATGGCGATAATATAAATGAGATGGAGGGACTAGGGAGTAAGACCGAACCTCTTTGTATTAAGAGCTTTTCCAGCTTTCATCAGAAAAGGAACTCCATCCCATCGAGCATTATCAATGAAAAGGGCAGCAGCAGCGAAAGTAGGAGTAACGCTATTATTTGGGACGGTTGGATCATCTGTATAGCCCGGATATGATTTGATCCCTTTGCTGTGACCCTTGTATTGACCCACAATCACATCTTGAAGCTGAAGCTGCCTCATTGACCTTAGCAGTTTCACCTATATGAATGCGAGGAATAACATTATCACAATAATACAATCTATGTAGCAGACTGTAGGCGATGCTAAGATTAAGGGATACTCGATACTCAATACTCGCACCTTTTCGTTCCTTATATCTTCAGCATCCAAGCTCACTGGTGTCTCCATAGCAAACAATGCCAGAATTTGAAGGAGATGGTTTTGCATTATATCCCGGATAATTCCATACTGATCGAAGTATCTACGAAATATGCCAAAACATGTTTGACCACAAAAGTCATATATGGGAACAATATAATGGGATTGATGAATATTTAACTCGGTTTCATACTTACCCCCCTCGCCCCTCCGTACCAAAGTCTTCTGAGAATATCAACTGAACATTTCGGATGTAGTTCCTGGACCAAAGGGGCTCAAACACCAAATTTGAAAACCGAAGCACTGATAAATTCTCAACAAGTTCCTTCCCTAAGTAATGATCAATTCTGAGGAGAGACGTAAAGTCAGGATCAAATTCCTCTGACAATGTGTTAAACTGAAGAAACACAGATAGGAGTTACCTGAAGATTTGGTCCTCAGTGAGGTACTGCTTTAAACTCCTCGTTAGTTCACGGGAAGACTCTGCGTCACGCCCAAATGGCTTTTCAACAATAACCCTTGTCCATCCACCCTCAGAGGAAGCTCGATTACTAGCACATCTCACCACATCCACAAAAATGTTGGGAGGTATCGACAGGTAAAACAGTCGATTTGGCAGCTTCCCGGCCTAAAATTACAGCAATGTATTAGTTTAAAAATAATATGGGAGGACTTTGCCGAAAAATTAAGTGTGAAGATAAGAAAAGCAGTTTTTAAATATGGCCTTTGTGGTCTACTTGGAACCACAAATTTATGCCGGTTCTTCTTAAATTCAACCTGAAGCTTAGCGACCTCAATTAAACAACCAAATTTTCAACCATGAACCCGACACTGCTCCGTTCATTGTCCATGGTTTCTGGCAACAACCACAGGAGGCATAATATATATGCATTTCAGGTCAATACAATACAGAAGTCACAGTTCATTCATCAAACTTACAGATGTCCTACCTCTTTCTCTTTCAGCTTACGGTCCAATTCTCCAAAGTCATTCTCCGAATTATACAACCCCGAATGATAAAAGCATCTCTGTAAAAACTGATCCATCTTGTCACCGCAGTTTTCTCTGGAAGGCTAATGATATATCAGCAATTGAAAAATAGATAGATTGACAAACTAAGCACAGGCTGCACAGCATTGAATACACATGCAAGATTAGCAGTTGGGATACCTTTGATCTATTCTGCATGTTAAGGTCTCACTGATCATGTCTCGAAGCTGCTCATCGTTCATTTTGGTTCTTGCATAACCGAAAATTGTAATGTTCTGCATAACACGGTTGTCTCAATGAATTACACAAATGGTACTCCTTTATCCCATTTATATTGTCCCTCTTTGACTTGTGTGGCAAAAAATGTCAACTTTAaacgactttttttttttcaaataaaaaataaatacaatttcttaaaattgataATCCGAAAATAAAATAGTAGGTTTGATGAATCAAACATGACACATTTTACATTATTATGTCTATACGTTTATTTGGAGAGATTAATGGTCAAAGTCAATAAAGTCGATATAGGCAAATAGCAGTACATTTACATTCAAAACAGACTGATTTATTGAGAAAACATGCCTTTGGTAGACAGCCTTCATAAAAGAGGGCAAAAAGCGCAGGAAAAATCTTCTTCTTTGCAAGATCTCCTGAGGCTCCGACTACGGTTATGCTCAACATTGATTCTCTTTTGGTGGAGTCCAAGTTGGGAAGTGTATGTTGATCAACTAGTGAATCAACAGTTCTTGCAGGAATAGGACTTCCTGGCAAATATTCTCAAATATAAAGATCTAATCATTATTACAGAAGAAAACTATACATGTTTGATATAGAATCCGTATCATCTAGAAGTCGAGAAagctaacaattctgtaactagCTAAGAGAAGACTACTGAGCAATGCACACTAATGAAACGGAACTTTGTGGATATGAAAAAGAGGTACTTCATCAACTTCTTCACCCTTATCATTTCCAAAGTGCCTTCAAAGAGGTTCCGGCTTAAAGAAGGGTGCGTGAGGTCAGATATATGTTACAAAGCCTTCCCCATATAACAATATAGAGATTGTTTCTAAACGGCCCTTCAAAAGAAGAGACATGTACGTACAAGTTAAAACCCAAAAATGTGAATCCAATTTCAGTTTTACAATCTCGTATCCTAAAATTGGTAGCTGAGTTTACGGTAAGACTTTGCTCAGGTTTAACATGCAGAAGGCTTCCCCAATAATCTCACCTTGATATGCATGGCTTCTTTTTTTCATCCATAAGAACCCACCGCTTTGTGCAATATACTATGTGAGATACAAGGAAATTCTACATTAAGTTCTAGCAATCCATGAATAAGAACTACGGAGTACAATCATGTTCACACACTAGCTTTCACCATTTAAGAAGCCCTTATAATTGATCGCATGATGATAGTAGCAAAGGAATTTTGGTTGAAACAATGCTAACGGCCAACTATGGGATCACCAGCCAAACATTGATATATAGAACAATAAATGGTCTTACGATAGGATAGGTAGCGAGCGATACAGTAAGTTCTGATACACCATAGGTCTTCTTTAAGCGTACAAGTGTTTCATGATGAGACTAAGATTTCAGGCAGCCTATGAGCATAGTATCCAAGTAAAGTAAAGATTAAAGCAAAAGCAATGAAATTTCCTTGACCCAACTGCCTTTAACTTCACCCCGACCTATATTCACC
The Silene latifolia isolate original U9 population chromosome 11, ASM4854445v1, whole genome shotgun sequence genome window above contains:
- the LOC141610759 gene encoding glucose-6-phosphate 1-dehydrogenase, chloroplastic isoform X1 is translated as MAMQMNATCSSSSSSSSYATKVAVFKCNIKIGNSFLPQSSIIMPSRLYSCKWVSQILSRFYCFQAKSSNGYPLNAVPLQNDQEYLPGSPIPARTVDSLVDQHTLPNLDSTKRESMLSITVVGASGDLAKKKIFPALFALFYEGCLPKNITIFGYARTKMNDEQLRDMISETLTCRIDQRENCGDKMDQFLQRCFYHSGLYNSENDFGELDRKLKEKEAGKLPNRLFYLSIPPNIFVDVVRCASNRASSEGGWTRVIVEKPFGRDAESSRELTRSLKQYLTEDQIFRIDHYLGKELVENLSVLRFSNLVFEPLWSRNYIRNVQLIFSEDFGTEGRGGYFDQYGIIRDIMQNHLLQILALFAMETPVSLDAEDIRNEKVKLLRSMRQLQLQDVIVGQYKGHSKGIKSYPGYTDDPTVPNNSVTPTFAAAALFIDNARWDGVPFLMKAGKALNTKRAEIRVQFRHVPGNLYKKTFGTDLDKATNELVIRVQPDEAIFLKVNNKVPGLGMRLDQSDLNLLYSARYPREIPDAYERLLIDAIEGERRLFIRSDELDAAWGLFTPLLKELEDKKIAPELYPYGSRGPVGAHYLAAKHNVRWGDLSGEYS
- the LOC141610759 gene encoding glucose-6-phosphate 1-dehydrogenase, chloroplastic isoform X2, with product MAMQMNATCSSSSSSSSYATKVAVFKCNIKIGNSFLPQSSIIMPSRLYSCKWVSQILSRFYCFQAKSSNGYPLNAVPLQNDQGSPIPARTVDSLVDQHTLPNLDSTKRESMLSITVVGASGDLAKKKIFPALFALFYEGCLPKNITIFGYARTKMNDEQLRDMISETLTCRIDQRENCGDKMDQFLQRCFYHSGLYNSENDFGELDRKLKEKEAGKLPNRLFYLSIPPNIFVDVVRCASNRASSEGGWTRVIVEKPFGRDAESSRELTRSLKQYLTEDQIFRIDHYLGKELVENLSVLRFSNLVFEPLWSRNYIRNVQLIFSEDFGTEGRGGYFDQYGIIRDIMQNHLLQILALFAMETPVSLDAEDIRNEKVKLLRSMRQLQLQDVIVGQYKGHSKGIKSYPGYTDDPTVPNNSVTPTFAAAALFIDNARWDGVPFLMKAGKALNTKRAEIRVQFRHVPGNLYKKTFGTDLDKATNELVIRVQPDEAIFLKVNNKVPGLGMRLDQSDLNLLYSARYPREIPDAYERLLIDAIEGERRLFIRSDELDAAWGLFTPLLKELEDKKIAPELYPYGSRGPVGAHYLAAKHNVRWGDLSGEYS